The Xanthomonas sp. DAR 80977 nucleotide sequence GGTCGCGCAGGGCAGTACCGCGTTGCACGTCGGCGCGCTGGCGCAGGCGCTGGCGCAGGTCGATCTGCAGGTACGGCGGCCGCAGCGCTGGGACGTGGCCGCGCCGCATCTGTACCGGGTCGCGGCGGTGCTGCGCAGCGCCGGCCGCGAGCGCGACCGCCGCGAGTGCGCGATCGGCTTTCGCACCTTGCGCTTCGATGCGCAGCAGGGCTTCTTCCTCAACGAACGGCCGCTGAAGATCAAGGGCGCCTGCCTGCACCAGGACCATGCCGGGGTCGGCGTGGCGGTGCCCGACAGCCTGCTGGAGTTCCGCATCCGCCGGCTCAAGGCGCTGGGCTGCAATGCGATCCGTCTGCACCATGCGGTGGCCAGCGAACTGCTCGATGTCTGCGACCGCCTGGGCATGCTGGTGATGGCCGAGAACCGCGTGTTCAATCCCGCGCCCGACTACGCCGCGCAGCTGCGCTGGCTGGTGCGCCGCGACCGCAACCGCGCCTGTGTGTTCCTGTGGTCGGTGTTCAACGAGGAACCGATGCAGGGTACCGCCGCCGGCTACGAGATGGTGCGCCGCGCGGTGGCGCTGGTGCGCGAGCTGGACGACAGCCGGCCGGTGACCGCGGCGATGAACGACGGCATGCTGACCCAGCGCAACGCGGCCGACGCGGTGGACGTGGTCGGCTTCAACTACCGCCAGTTCAACTACGACCGGGTGCGCGCGGCGATGCCGCACAAGCCGCTGCTGTCCAGCGAGGACACCAGCGCGTTCCAGACCCGCGGCGCCTGGTTCACCGACATGGACGCGCACGTCGTCGCCGAGGACGACTCGGTCGCCGCGCCATGGGGCAACACCCATCGCAGGTCCTGGCAACTGATCGACGAGCGCCCCTACCTGGCCGGCGGTTTCGTCTGGACCGGCTTCGACTACCGCGGCGAGCCGACCCCGTTCGAATGGCCGTCGGTATCCTCGTTCTTCGGCATCATGGACCTGTGCGGCTTCCCGAAAGGCGCCTACTGGCTGCGCCAGGCGCAGTGGATCGACGCTGCGCCGGTGCTGCAGCTGCTGCCGCACTGGAACTGGCCCGGCCGCGAGGGCACGCCGATCAAGGTGATGGCGTTCTGCAACGCGCAGCAGGTGGAGCTGTGGCTCAACGGCCGCTCGCAAGGGCGGCAGGCGGTGGACCGGATCGAGATGAATGCCTGGCAGGTGGCGTACGCGCCGGGCATGCTGGAGGCGGTGGCGTATCGCGACGGGCGCGAGGTGGCGCGGCAGCGGGTGCAGACGGTCGGCGCGCCGGTCGCGCTGCGGCTGACCCCGGACCGCGCGCGGATGCGCGGCGACGGCCGCGACGCGCAGCCGATCACCCTGGAGGCGGTGGATGCGCGGGGCCGCCACGTGCCGTTCGCCGATGCGCAGATCGCGCTGCAGGTCGAAGGCGGGCGCCTGCTCGGCGTCGGCAACGGCGACCCGAACCGGCACGCGGCCGACAACGTGCCGCAGGTGCAGTTGTTCAACGGCCTGGCGCAGGCCATCGTCGAGGCCGGCAGCGGCCGCCGCCGGCTGCGCATCGAGGCGCGCGCGCCGGGCCTGCGTGCCGCGCAGGCGAGCATCGAACTGGAGGCGGCGGCACCGCCGCTGTCGCTGCCGCCGGCCGCCGCGGCGATGGTGGTGCCCGGCTGGCGGCGCACCCTGCCGTTCGCCGCGCCGCCGAATCCGGCGCTGCCGCGTGCGCCCAACGACAACAACAGCTGGAGCTTCTGCCAGCCGGGCAACCTGGAGACGCGCGCCGAGCGCGACGGCTACGTGCTGTACCGCACCGCGTTCACGCCCTGGGCCGGGATCCAGCAGCGCGGTGGCGTGCTGCGGCTCGGCCGCGCCACCGGTGCCGCGCAGGTGTATCTGGACCGGCACCTGGTCGCCAGCGTGGCCGCGGGGCAGCATGCGCAGCTGCGCTTGCCGCCTGCGTCCGGCGAACGGGTGCTGGCGGTGGTGATGCAGGTGACGGCCGGACGGCCGTTCGGCTTCGACGATGTCGCGACAGTGGAGTATTGACCGAATGAAACGAGCTTTCCGCCATGCCGTCCCGCACGGCCATGCCTGGCTGCGCCGCATGTGCGCGTTGCCGCTGCGCGTGCAGGTCGCACTGCTGCTGGCATGTGCGCTGCTGGCGCCGGGCGCGTTCGCCGCGGCGGCGCAGGATACGCCGGGCGACGCCGCACGCGACGTGCTGCTGCGCACGCTCGGCCCGCGCGCCGCCGCGCTGGCCCTGCAGCGTCAACCGCGCGGCAGCGGCAACGACTGGTACCAGGTCGCCGCCGACGCCGGCACCCTGCGCGTGTCCGGTTCCTCGGAAGTGGCGCTGGCGCATGGCGCGTACAGCTATCTGCAATCGATCGGCGCTGCCTCGGTGAGCTGGGAGGGCAGCCGCGTGGCGTTGCCTGCGGCCTATGCCGACTTCCGCGGGCAACGCGTGGTCACTCCGTTCGCCTACCGCGCCTACCTCAACGTCTGCACCTACGGCTACACCACGCCGTGGTGGGACTGGGCGCGCTGGGAGCGCGAGATCGACTGGATGGCGCTGCACGGCATCGACATGCCGCTGGCGATGGAAGGCCAGGACTACGTGTGGCAGGCGCTGTGGCGCGAGTTCGGCGTCGCCGACGCGGACCTGGCGCAGTATTTCTCCGGCCCGGCGTTCGCGCCGTGGCAGCGCATGGGCAATATCGAAGGCTACGACGCGCCGCTGCCGCAGCAGTGGATCGACGCCAAGCATGCCCTGCAGCTGCGCATCCTGCAGCGCATGCGCGCGCTGGGCATGAAGCCGGTGCTGCCGGCCTTCGCCGGCTATGTGCCGAAGGCGTTCGCGCAGGCGCATCCGCAAGCGCGCATCTACCGCATGCGCGCCTGGGAGGGCTTCCACGAAACCTATTGGCTGGATCCGGCCGATCCGCTGTTCGCGCAGATCGCGCAGCGCTTCATCCAGCTCTACGACCGCACCTACGGCAAGGGCACCTACTACCTGGCCGATGCGTTCAACGAGATGCTGCCGCCGATCGCCGCCGACGGCAGCGACGCGCGCCTGGCCAGCTACGGCGACAGCACCGCCAACACCGCCAAGACCACGCCGCCCGAGGTGCCGCCGGCGCAGCGCGACAAGCGCCTGGCCGACTACGGCCGCGCGCTCTACGCATCGATCCATCGCGCCAATCCCGACGCGGTGTGGGTGATGCAGGGCTGGCTGTTCGGCGCCGACCGCCATTTCTGGACGCCGCAGGCGATCGCCGCGTTCCTGCGCGACGTGCCCAACGACAAGCTGCTGGTGCTGGACATCGGCAACGACCGCTACCCGGGCACCTGGAAACTGTCCGACGCGTTCGACGGCAAGCAGTGGATCTACGGCTACGTGCACAACTACGGCGGCAGCAATCCGGTGTACGGCGACCTGGCGTTCTACCGCGACGACCTGCGCGCGCTGCTCGCCGACAAGGACAGGCAGCAACTGGTCGGCTTCGGCGCATTTCCGGAAGGCCTGCACAACAATTCGGTGGTCTACGAATACATGTACGCGCTGGCCTGGGGCGCGCAGGAGCGCCCGCTGCAGGACTGGCTGGGCGACTACACCCGCGCCCGCTACGGGCATACCTCGCCGGCGTTGCGCGCGGCCTGGGACGATCTGCAGGCCTCGGTGCTGTCGACCCGCTACTGGACGCCGCGCTGGTGGCGCAGCCGTGCCGGCGCCTACCTGCTGTTCAAGCGGCCGACGCTGGACATCGGCGAATTCGAAGGCGCGCCCGGCGATCCGCCGCGCCTGCGCCGCGCGCTGGACCAGTTGCTGGCGCTGGCGCCGGAGTACGCCGACGCGCCGCTGTACCGCTACGACCTGGTCGACTTCGCGCGCCACTACGCCACCGGCCGCGTGGATGCGCAGCTGCAGCAGGCGCTGGCCGCGTACAGGCGCGGCGACGTCGCCGCCGGCGATGCCGCCTTCGCCCGCGTGCAGGCGGCGGTGCAGCAGCTCGACCGCCTGGTCGGCGGCCAGCAGGAAACCCTGTCGAGCTGGCTCGACGCCGCCGCCGGCCAGGCGAAGACGCCGCAGGATGCGGCCTACTACCGGCGCGATGCCAAGGCGCAGGTCAGCGTGTGGGGTGGCGAGGGCAATCTCGGCGACTACGCGTCAAAGGCCTGGCAGGGCATGTATGCCGACTACTACCTGCCGCGCTGGGCGCTGGCGATGCAGGCGTTGCGCGAGGCGGCCGTCGCCGGTGGCAGCGTGGACGAGGCGGCGCTGCAGCAGCGATTGCGCGCGTGGGAGCGGGACTGGGTCGCGCGCGACACGGCCTACGCGCGGCAGGCGCCGGCCGATCCGGTCGCCGCGGTGCGCACGCTGCTGCAACAGGTGGATGCCCGATGAGCGCCGCGTCCGTCGGCCTTCCCGCCGCGGCGCCGGCGCGCGAACGCTTCCTGTCGCTGGACGTGTTCCGCGGCCTGACCATCTTCCTGATGATCCTGGTCAACACGCCGGGCGCCGGCGCCGACACGTTCGTGCAGCTGCGGCACGCGCCATGGTTCGGCTTTACCGCCGCCGACCTGGTGTTCCCGTCGTTCCTGTTCGCGGTCGGCAACGCGATGAGCTTCGCGCTGGACCGCGGCCAGCCGCTGGGCGCGTTCCTGCGCCGGGTTGGCAAGCGCAGCGCGCTGATCTTCCTGCTCGGCTTCCTGATGTACTGGTTTCCGTTCGTGCACCACGGCGCCGACGGCGGCTGGAGCTTCACCGCGATCGACCAGACCCGGGTGCCGGGCGTGCTGCAGCGTATCGCGCTGTGCTACGCGCTGGCCGCGCTGCTGTGCCGCTGGCTGCCGCCGCGCGCGTTGCTCGCCGCCTGCGTCGCGCTGCTGCTCGGCTACTGGGGCGCGCTGTACCTGTGGGGCCAGCCGGGCGCGGAGCTGAGCAAGCTCGGTAACGCCGGCACGCGCCTGGACCTGTGGCTGCTGGATCCGGCGCAGCTGTACCGCAAGGACGGCGGTTTCGATCCGGAAGGCCTGCTCGGCACGCTGCCGGCCACGGTCAATGTCGTCGCCGGCTACCTGACCGGGCTGTACGTGCGCCGCGCCGGCAAGCAGGCGCGCACGGTGCGCTGGCTGCTGCTGGCCGGCGTCGCGCTGGCGCTGCTGGCGCTGGCCTGGCAACCGTGGTTCCCGCTGGCCAAGAAGCTGTGGACCGGCTCGTTCGTGCTGCTGACGGTGGGCCTGGACCTGTTGCTGCTGGGCGCGCTGCTGTGGGCGATCGAGGTGCGCCGCTGGCAGGCCGGCAGCGGCTTCTTCACCGTGCTCGGGCGCAATCCGCTGGCGATCTACCTGTTCTCCGAACTGTTCGTGATCAGCCTGCGGCTGGTCCCGGCCGGCGACAGCGGCATGGACCTCTACCAGTGGGTGGGGATCGACGTGTTCCAGCGGTTGTTGCCCGGTCCCTGGGGCAGCCTGGCCTGCGCGCTGGCCTACACCCTGCTGTGCTGGGCGGTGGGCTGGTGGATGGACCGGCGGCGGCTATACCTGCGGCTGTGACCTGGGCGTGCACGGACCGCGAATTGGTACTATATTGGACATAATGAAT carries:
- the galA gene encoding beta-galactosidase GalA encodes the protein MQRREFLAGSAGAGLLLAAPRWSWAGAAAEAGMAGTAIGASAPAVPALTLAADPGLFCLDEGWRFHAGDIPFPPIVGQDASYDNAKAGKAWGAAAGDFDDSQWRQLRLPHDFAIEQPIEASANVAQGYRRRGIAWYRRSLRLDEAQRGKALELRFDGISSRATVWVNGLPMARSWSGYDGFAIDVSAIARYGQDLNSIAVRVDAEAMDGWWYEGAGIYRHTWLVVRDALHIVGDGVHAVPRIGDGERWTLPVAVTVANAGEQADAALLEVALYDAHGTVVAQGSTALHVGALAQALAQVDLQVRRPQRWDVAAPHLYRVAAVLRSAGRERDRRECAIGFRTLRFDAQQGFFLNERPLKIKGACLHQDHAGVGVAVPDSLLEFRIRRLKALGCNAIRLHHAVASELLDVCDRLGMLVMAENRVFNPAPDYAAQLRWLVRRDRNRACVFLWSVFNEEPMQGTAAGYEMVRRAVALVRELDDSRPVTAAMNDGMLTQRNAADAVDVVGFNYRQFNYDRVRAAMPHKPLLSSEDTSAFQTRGAWFTDMDAHVVAEDDSVAAPWGNTHRRSWQLIDERPYLAGGFVWTGFDYRGEPTPFEWPSVSSFFGIMDLCGFPKGAYWLRQAQWIDAAPVLQLLPHWNWPGREGTPIKVMAFCNAQQVELWLNGRSQGRQAVDRIEMNAWQVAYAPGMLEAVAYRDGREVARQRVQTVGAPVALRLTPDRARMRGDGRDAQPITLEAVDARGRHVPFADAQIALQVEGGRLLGVGNGDPNRHAADNVPQVQLFNGLAQAIVEAGSGRRRLRIEARAPGLRAAQASIELEAAAPPLSLPPAAAAMVVPGWRRTLPFAAPPNPALPRAPNDNNSWSFCQPGNLETRAERDGYVLYRTAFTPWAGIQQRGGVLRLGRATGAAQVYLDRHLVASVAAGQHAQLRLPPASGERVLAVVMQVTAGRPFGFDDVATVEY
- a CDS encoding alpha-N-acetylglucosaminidase is translated as MCALPLRVQVALLLACALLAPGAFAAAAQDTPGDAARDVLLRTLGPRAAALALQRQPRGSGNDWYQVAADAGTLRVSGSSEVALAHGAYSYLQSIGAASVSWEGSRVALPAAYADFRGQRVVTPFAYRAYLNVCTYGYTTPWWDWARWEREIDWMALHGIDMPLAMEGQDYVWQALWREFGVADADLAQYFSGPAFAPWQRMGNIEGYDAPLPQQWIDAKHALQLRILQRMRALGMKPVLPAFAGYVPKAFAQAHPQARIYRMRAWEGFHETYWLDPADPLFAQIAQRFIQLYDRTYGKGTYYLADAFNEMLPPIAADGSDARLASYGDSTANTAKTTPPEVPPAQRDKRLADYGRALYASIHRANPDAVWVMQGWLFGADRHFWTPQAIAAFLRDVPNDKLLVLDIGNDRYPGTWKLSDAFDGKQWIYGYVHNYGGSNPVYGDLAFYRDDLRALLADKDRQQLVGFGAFPEGLHNNSVVYEYMYALAWGAQERPLQDWLGDYTRARYGHTSPALRAAWDDLQASVLSTRYWTPRWWRSRAGAYLLFKRPTLDIGEFEGAPGDPPRLRRALDQLLALAPEYADAPLYRYDLVDFARHYATGRVDAQLQQALAAYRRGDVAAGDAAFARVQAAVQQLDRLVGGQQETLSSWLDAAAGQAKTPQDAAYYRRDAKAQVSVWGGEGNLGDYASKAWQGMYADYYLPRWALAMQALREAAVAGGSVDEAALQQRLRAWERDWVARDTAYARQAPADPVAAVRTLLQQVDAR
- a CDS encoding acyltransferase family protein, with the protein product MSAASVGLPAAAPARERFLSLDVFRGLTIFLMILVNTPGAGADTFVQLRHAPWFGFTAADLVFPSFLFAVGNAMSFALDRGQPLGAFLRRVGKRSALIFLLGFLMYWFPFVHHGADGGWSFTAIDQTRVPGVLQRIALCYALAALLCRWLPPRALLAACVALLLGYWGALYLWGQPGAELSKLGNAGTRLDLWLLDPAQLYRKDGGFDPEGLLGTLPATVNVVAGYLTGLYVRRAGKQARTVRWLLLAGVALALLALAWQPWFPLAKKLWTGSFVLLTVGLDLLLLGALLWAIEVRRWQAGSGFFTVLGRNPLAIYLFSELFVISLRLVPAGDSGMDLYQWVGIDVFQRLLPGPWGSLACALAYTLLCWAVGWWMDRRRLYLRL